GATCGGCATTTTCATTACTGATCACGCAATGATTATGTTGCTCAACAATACTATATAATTGAAATTGTCTTGTTGTTTCCAAATATCGAAAACGGGCACATGCACCACAATTAGAGACGGTGTATCGGCTACGTCGTTTGTTGTTTGTAGGTGGTAGTGAAGAATCGAAAGTGTTATGTTTTGGCTTGCCATTTTTTGAACATAAAAGATACCGATGTGTAGGAATTCTTATGCTAGGATTGGATGGGTCTGGCTTTGATTTCAAAGTGCTAATACGGACAGAAAATCCAGCCTTTGAAGCGTATTGTTTATACATCATGATAGCATCATCCCAGTGTTGGAAGACACTTCCAATTGATGGCATGTATTGGATGTCAACGTCGGGAGTCCAAAATTTGGTACCATCGGGGGACGAATAAACTGAACTTATAAATGTACCTGTTGAATGAGTAAATGAATATAAGGTTCATAATGCATATTATAAAAGAATGACAGAATTATGTTGTAACCTAATGTATGAATAGTCAATAtgtaaattgtttttaaacaaatgATGATGGAGTAATGTAATACCTTTCTGTTCTTTATGTAGGAATTGTAGTTGTTGTGGTGTATTTGATGAAGTTGACACATAAGAAGACGATCCAGAATCAGAATATGACTGTGTGTTATACGGGATTTCAAAATTAGCATCTGTCACAATGTCATATATGGGGTCGATAGATGCAACAGCACAAGATGAATCAATTATAGGAATTAACCCTTTTTCAGATTGCATTGGTGTTGGACAATGTTGATCATTTCTAATAATATTGATTGGGGCGTTTACTGAAGACGAATCAGATGATGCCATGATTTCTGCAATTAATGTGAGTAACATTTGTTGTTATTATATTGATCACATGTTGTATattatgtatgaaagtatataaaaaaaaatattatgatGTAACAATAGGTAGAATGACAAACAGTGTAACATTTGTAAATGTGTGTAAACAGATGTGATCGTATTAGAAGTAACATAGATGCAAAAAGTAATgtatatgcatatgtgcatatgtagtaaataaaataaagtaataGTTAAATGTTAACAAATCAGTTTAATGTTTATGAAACAAGTGTAAATGTAAATGTATGTATTAACAGAAAATAAAACATTTAATTTGTGAATATGTATACAGATCTTAGTGAACAAACATTTGCAGAAAGATATGTTGTAAAATGTAAATTATATAACACAGGTCAAACATACATATATTTAAATTCGGGATTGATGGGGCATTTGATAGAATTGTACAATTCGATGGTGATTAATTGAGTTATTACAGTTAATTATTAGTAAACAAACAGTTGTAAATAAAATGTATACAAGTTAATGATGAAACAGACGGATGTGTTAATCAGGCATATAGAACATATCGATTATGAATTTGATTATAAAGTTGAGATTGTTGAAAAGAAGGTGTTAAATTACACAATTAGATGCGCATTTTGAAGACATATACATTACCTTGTAAGCTGAGAAATGACGAATATGCTGTAAGAATGTTAGGGTTTGCAGAAATTTGATGAATTGTCGTAATACATGAATTAATTAGTTGAGGTGTTGCGAATGTGACCGGAATTAAAGATACATTGTCGGAATCTTCGATCGGTGGTCGGAATCGTGGTGGCGGAGACGGAGGCGACAGGCGGCGTCGGACATGAGTGAATAGTACCAATTTTGAATGGATATGATGAATGATTATCTGAAAATATCTTATTTTATATTCCAGCCCTTGTAGTTTGAGTATTGTTGCGTTCACACTTGGTTCTCGCAGTTCTCACAATAATAGCcagttctcgcatgatcttctccatatatatatatatatatatatatatatatgtattactCTTCAAATATTTACACTATCGTAAATTTGACATCATGTTTTTTATGCAGAGAAACATgacatatataaaataaaatgtcTTCACTCCTTGATCTTGATCTTCATGATTTTCGTCTGGAAAAAATGTCCAACGCTAACGTGCAACCTGAAAAACCCAATgtaaacctaaaaaaacccaatGTAAACCAACCAAAACCTTATGTAAAACCTCTAAACCCCCAATGTAAAAAACCAATATCCGACTCAAATATCAAATAACCTCGACAAAACTTGACACAATTACATAATTAAACAAGCCATGATGTTTTCTTATCCATCCTATGTAAAAAAATGGTTAAACATAATCTTAAAAATCCAAATACGAAAAATTAACAAAATATCCGACTAAAACTCGACACGATTACAAGAACTTGATTTAAACTTCAAAAACTTTCATATAAACCGATTGTTTCGATAAGCACTGGTTCATTGTTTTGACAATTTAGCACTAAAGATACAAAAGCATGAAACTTTTTGCACACTTCAACATAATGTTCTACTTTCAACCTaacaacacacacaaaaaaaaaaaaaaaacacaacaaaATAAGCATAAATAAACACAACAAAATAAGCATAAAAAATGATTCGAGAATT
This genomic stretch from Helianthus annuus cultivar XRQ/B chromosome 8, HanXRQr2.0-SUNRISE, whole genome shotgun sequence harbors:
- the LOC110871425 gene encoding uncharacterized protein LOC110871425 translates to MASSDSSSVNAPINIIRNDQHCPTPMQSEKGLIPIIDSSCAVASIDPIYDIVTDANFEIPYNTQSYSDSGSSSYVSTSSNTPQQLQFLHKEQKGTFISSVYSSPDGTKFWTPDVDIQYMPSIGSVFQHWDDAIMMYKQYASKAGFSVRISTLKSKPDPSNPSIRIPTHRYLLCSKNGKPKHNTFDSSLPPTNNKRRSRYTVSNCGACARFRYLETTRQFQLYSIVEQHNHCVISNENADLLRQNRQVTFEDQQFIHRVGLNKIGPSIAHNIQVSLKGGPQNVQGTTVGFKNVSRDFRLFVGPPEVEVKPYPCYV